Proteins co-encoded in one Plectropomus leopardus isolate mb chromosome 14, YSFRI_Pleo_2.0, whole genome shotgun sequence genomic window:
- the palm1b gene encoding paralemmin 1b, translating to MAEVSQEERLQAIAEKRKRQTEIENKRRQLDDDRRQLQHLKSKALRERWLLDGAPAEEETQKRLHEDEVKTKLLEQVILRLEQEIEELETGTPVNKGVAKENGGENGVVQSSGQTPKREVTGIEAKLLGPSPDQASADNPVTLVFMGYKTVEEEQETHTALGMEGVDGNVKAEFVVIEDGEGKAGGEAATEEQAPPNGSMAEKEKANGGGEEGENEKEKKQTCKCCTVM from the exons ATGGCTGAGGTGTCACAAGAGGAGAGACTCCAGGCCATCGCT gagaaaaggaagaggcagacagagatCGAAAATAAGAGGAGGCAGCTGGATGATGACCGACGGCAACTGCAGCATCTCAAG TCGAAGGCACTGAGGGAGCGCTGGTTGTTAGATGGAGCTCCAGCGGAGGAGGAGACTCAGAAGCGTCTGCATGAGGACGAGGTGAAAACCAAACTCCTGGAGCAGGTCATCCTCAG GCTGGAGCAAGAGATTGAAGAACTGGAGACAGGCACTCCAGTCAATAAGGGTGTGGCCAAAGAAAATGGAG GTGAGAACGGAGTAGTGCAGAGCTCCGGTCAGACCCCCAAGAGAGAGGTTACAGGGATTGAGGCCAAGCTGCTGGGTCCCAGTCCTGACCAAGCTAGTGCGGATAACCCTGTCACCCTGGTGTTCATGGGCTACAAAACcgtggaggaggagcaggagaccCACACAGCTTTGGGAATGGAAGGCGTGGATGGCAACGTGAAGGCTGAGTTTGTTGTCATCGAGGATGGGGAGGGGAAAGCGGGAGGGGAGGCCGCCACAGAAGAGCAGGCTCCACCCAATGGGAGCATGGCGGAGAAAGAAAAGGCCAATGGAGGCGGAGAGGAAGGGGAGAACGAGAAGGAGAAGAAACAGACCTGCAAGTGCTGCACGGTCATGTga